A genome region from Haloarcula rubripromontorii includes the following:
- a CDS encoding DUF7317 family protein — protein MSHRSLTTALTLYRGETFTLEEAATYSGVSPSKFATALRSRGIQVRDEDHTPVDRTAN, from the coding sequence ATGTCACACAGGTCCCTCACAACGGCACTGACACTGTATCGCGGGGAAACATTCACACTCGAAGAAGCAGCGACGTACAGCGGGGTGTCTCCGAGCAAGTTCGCTACGGCGCTTCGGTCCCGCGGGATTCAGGTACGCGACGAAGACCACACGCCGGTCGATCGGACTGCGAACTGA
- a CDS encoding NAD(+)/NADH kinase: MGTPVGVVGDDGLADVLRDAGVAVERGRDGAVPNTDRVVAVGEDAVAAVARAEGDPLVLPVAAGRGVRSVPRDDAVAAVSGLAEARVESHPVLRVTMPDGTVEQAFWDVTLVTADAARISEFTVASTADRIGQFRADGVVIATAAGSPGYAHRVGGPILAPSEQAVVAPIAPFATDPDHWVLPADGLSALVERDEATVKLLVDDHISRPVSYQERITISLGSPVRTAVVDESRSRFE, from the coding sequence ATGGGAACCCCCGTTGGTGTGGTCGGTGACGACGGCCTAGCAGACGTGCTCCGAGACGCCGGCGTGGCTGTTGAACGGGGTCGTGACGGCGCTGTTCCGAATACTGACCGGGTCGTCGCCGTCGGCGAGGACGCCGTCGCTGCCGTGGCACGGGCCGAGGGTGACCCGCTCGTACTGCCGGTCGCGGCGGGTCGCGGCGTCCGGTCAGTACCCAGAGACGACGCTGTCGCCGCCGTGTCGGGACTTGCTGAAGCACGGGTCGAAAGCCATCCAGTTCTCCGTGTGACGATGCCTGACGGGACGGTCGAACAAGCCTTCTGGGACGTGACCCTCGTCACCGCAGACGCCGCCCGCATCTCCGAGTTCACTGTCGCGTCGACGGCCGACCGCATCGGGCAGTTCCGGGCCGACGGCGTCGTGATCGCAACGGCCGCTGGTTCTCCGGGCTACGCCCATCGCGTCGGCGGCCCGATTCTGGCACCGTCGGAGCAGGCAGTGGTGGCACCGATCGCGCCGTTTGCGACTGATCCGGATCACTGGGTCTTGCCGGCCGATGGCCTCAGCGCCTTGGTTGAACGCGATGAGGCGACCGTCAAATTACTCGTCGATGACCACATATCGCGGCCCGTCAGCTATCAGGAGCGTATCACGATCTCGCTCGGGTCCCCCGTTCGAACCGCTGTCGTTGACGAGAGTCGGTCCAGATTCGAGTGA
- a CDS encoding Rieske 2Fe-2S domain-containing protein, with product MPLDEDKYPAETGRRRFVKGVVGSAALSSVGVGGAAAVDATTDAAGEGGGTTPFVAVENTAGPAPRGMPIIPIEINGGEISGLWPEYDENAGAAVAPDFGGSGIDYSSQWFQYCGIQSTAAIYPQSDRNNTFLNDTGTFTWQGEYESGKPLTVDMFEDYQDWGNGIGDPGVGKPASVVWRTNSDGKNGAPVQIIRSVEVEKMANGEGEYADLPSSVQSFVSEATDQGFIAWLNKCTHFCCVPGFKTQEGSANFGGANAIYCQCHQSVYDPFSPVQSTFVALPRPPQTE from the coding sequence ATGCCACTTGATGAAGACAAATATCCGGCTGAAACAGGCCGTCGTCGCTTCGTAAAGGGCGTCGTCGGGAGTGCAGCACTCTCCAGCGTCGGTGTCGGTGGCGCCGCAGCCGTCGACGCGACGACAGACGCCGCCGGTGAAGGTGGCGGGACGACCCCGTTTGTCGCCGTCGAGAACACCGCCGGACCGGCTCCGCGAGGGATGCCGATCATCCCGATCGAGATTAACGGTGGCGAGATCAGTGGTCTCTGGCCGGAGTACGACGAGAACGCCGGTGCAGCCGTCGCCCCGGACTTCGGCGGGAGCGGTATCGACTACTCCTCGCAGTGGTTCCAGTACTGCGGTATCCAGAGTACGGCAGCTATCTACCCGCAATCGGACCGAAACAACACGTTCCTCAACGACACTGGTACGTTCACCTGGCAGGGTGAGTACGAGTCCGGCAAACCGCTCACGGTCGACATGTTCGAGGACTACCAGGACTGGGGCAATGGCATCGGCGACCCCGGCGTCGGGAAGCCCGCAAGCGTCGTCTGGCGGACCAACAGCGACGGAAAGAACGGCGCTCCGGTGCAGATAATCAGGTCAGTCGAAGTCGAAAAGATGGCCAACGGCGAAGGGGAGTACGCGGACCTTCCCAGCAGCGTCCAGTCGTTCGTCTCCGAGGCGACTGACCAGGGCTTCATCGCCTGGCTGAACAAGTGTACGCACTTCTGCTGTGTGCCTGGGTTCAAGACTCAGGAAGGGAGTGCGAACTTCGGCGGCGCAAACGCTATTTACTGTCAGTGCCACCAGTCAGTGTACGACCCGTTCAGTCCCGTGCAATCGACGTTCGTGGCGCTGCCACGCCCACCACAGACGGAGTAA
- a CDS encoding DUF7313 family protein, with translation MQPSVTFFGPLDTILGSPTVGGALLIEYIIFGVVIVNFLTRQLAHRSHVKQYKNDGADAISRHPAHTFSNIALVVLSFFYMTLHHHGGMVLSVLVLGAVITDFFEFESRKVEARRDIPLERPKGAIVAALVVFMYAGYQSLFWLIKGPWSAIV, from the coding sequence ATGCAGCCATCCGTAACGTTCTTTGGGCCACTGGATACCATTCTGGGGAGCCCCACAGTCGGCGGTGCGCTCCTCATCGAATACATCATCTTCGGAGTGGTAATTGTCAACTTCCTCACGCGGCAGCTCGCCCATAGAAGCCACGTCAAGCAGTACAAAAACGATGGCGCGGACGCAATCAGCCGTCACCCGGCACACACGTTCAGCAACATCGCACTGGTCGTGTTGTCGTTTTTCTACATGACGCTTCACCACCACGGTGGGATGGTCCTGTCCGTACTCGTGCTCGGCGCAGTCATCACTGACTTCTTCGAGTTTGAGTCCCGCAAGGTCGAAGCCCGCCGTGACATTCCGCTGGAACGGCCGAAAGGAGCCATCGTCGCCGCCCTTGTAGTGTTCATGTATGCGGGCTACCAGAGCCTGTTCTGGCTCATCAAGGGCCCGTGGAGCGCCATCGTCTGA
- a CDS encoding DUF7315 family membrane protein, with translation MTEDQPAGTEGGSDRRDVVVPLRVYKAVTVFSTLFAVVSVVAGFILVDVATQRASAPASEIDVPVGIAGIACILAGTVVYAFSTRFRTEEMGKSKDDAT, from the coding sequence ATGACAGAGGACCAGCCAGCGGGGACTGAAGGCGGTTCGGACCGGCGGGATGTCGTGGTCCCGCTGCGCGTGTACAAGGCCGTGACAGTGTTCTCGACGCTGTTTGCGGTGGTAAGCGTCGTCGCCGGATTCATCCTCGTCGACGTGGCGACACAGCGTGCGTCAGCCCCGGCCTCGGAGATCGACGTGCCAGTCGGCATCGCCGGCATCGCGTGCATCCTCGCTGGCACAGTCGTGTACGCGTTCTCGACGCGGTTCCGTACCGAGGAAATGGGAAAGTCTAAAGACGACGCTACCTAA
- a CDS encoding DUF7318 family protein, giving the protein MASEGSTYGDIHRYEPPRESTAAAVGIVLLTIIQVGLVGLFTYGMIAGWASGIGTTLTVRLIEANMFMGGVLTAIFIDLAFIMLLYRKEFLPDVMIVKKRRRKWEDLYIRQEDVDGTTMADGDKLAETFKRAVYPYYKK; this is encoded by the coding sequence ATGGCATCCGAAGGCTCCACCTACGGCGACATCCACCGCTACGAACCGCCACGAGAGAGTACGGCGGCGGCTGTCGGCATCGTGCTCCTGACGATTATTCAGGTCGGTCTCGTCGGGCTGTTCACCTACGGTATGATAGCCGGCTGGGCGTCCGGTATCGGGACAACGTTGACCGTCCGCCTCATCGAGGCCAATATGTTCATGGGCGGCGTGCTGACGGCGATCTTCATCGATCTGGCGTTCATCATGCTGCTGTACCGCAAGGAGTTCCTTCCCGACGTGATGATCGTCAAGAAGCGCCGTCGCAAGTGGGAAGACCTCTACATCCGTCAGGAAGACGTCGACGGAACAACGATGGCGGACGGCGACAAGCTTGCAGAGACATTCAAACGCGCAGTGTACCCATACTACAAGAAATAA
- a CDS encoding digeranylgeranylglycerophospholipid reductase, producing the protein MRERFDVVIAGAGPAGAQCARDLAERNYEVLVLETESEDGFPRQSNKSTAGTFMSAMTGFAIPDDVVMNYTDNVVLESPNDHYVRNQTGAVLEFAEFKQWLVSEGRTKGATYRFDSRVSAPIMEDGEIAGVRYDGDKEVYADIVIDATGPAAPLAKELDVCDLKRNHQAIGVEYEFEGVEVNHDDYADLRDAMMLRLDHDLAPGGYSWIFHTGEDTAKVGLCYIQNGSHDKYAKDGMGIDDYLEYWLDSDPRFDDAERIEGTQAHRGSAHIQPPDSMSTDSFMAIGDTVPTVDPLWGEGIHKGMKSARAAAATADSALKPDEPDTSAENLSVYDQLWHSEVAPKHNARLMMTELLYLAPNERYDQLMDDLRSTGQDTLRQINGGDRRAIAKLTHLSDLPILVNYARRRFDI; encoded by the coding sequence ATGCGCGAGCGCTTTGACGTGGTGATAGCCGGTGCCGGCCCTGCAGGGGCGCAGTGTGCCCGTGATCTAGCGGAGCGAAACTACGAGGTGCTCGTTCTCGAAACCGAGTCAGAAGACGGGTTCCCGCGTCAGAGCAACAAGTCCACCGCCGGGACGTTCATGTCGGCGATGACGGGCTTTGCGATTCCAGATGACGTGGTGATGAACTACACGGACAACGTCGTGCTTGAGTCCCCCAACGACCACTACGTCCGCAATCAGACGGGGGCCGTCCTAGAGTTTGCGGAGTTCAAACAGTGGCTTGTCTCGGAGGGACGGACCAAGGGTGCGACCTACCGCTTTGACTCCCGCGTCTCGGCCCCAATCATGGAGGACGGGGAGATCGCCGGCGTCCGCTATGACGGCGACAAAGAGGTGTACGCGGACATCGTCATCGACGCCACCGGCCCCGCCGCGCCGCTGGCGAAGGAACTTGACGTGTGTGACCTCAAGCGGAACCATCAGGCGATCGGCGTCGAGTACGAGTTCGAGGGCGTCGAAGTCAACCACGACGACTACGCCGACCTCCGGGACGCAATGATGCTCCGTCTGGATCACGATCTCGCCCCGGGTGGCTACTCCTGGATTTTCCACACCGGCGAAGACACGGCGAAAGTCGGCCTCTGTTACATCCAGAACGGCTCCCACGATAAGTACGCGAAAGACGGGATGGGCATCGACGACTATCTGGAATACTGGCTCGATTCGGACCCCCGGTTCGACGACGCCGAGCGAATCGAGGGGACGCAAGCCCACCGGGGGTCAGCCCACATCCAGCCCCCGGACTCAATGAGCACGGACAGCTTCATGGCTATCGGTGATACTGTCCCGACTGTCGACCCGCTGTGGGGCGAAGGGATCCACAAAGGGATGAAGTCGGCCCGTGCCGCCGCCGCGACGGCTGATTCCGCGCTCAAGCCGGACGAGCCCGACACCTCGGCGGAGAACCTCTCTGTCTATGACCAGCTCTGGCACAGCGAGGTGGCTCCGAAACACAACGCCCGCCTGATGATGACGGAACTGCTGTATCTCGCCCCGAACGAGCGGTACGATCAGCTGATGGACGACCTCCGGAGTACCGGACAGGACACTCTCAGGCAAATCAACGGCGGCGACCGTCGGGCGATTGCGAAGCTCACCCATCTCTCCGACTTGCCGATTCTCGTGAACTACGCGCGCCGCCGGTTCGACATCTGA
- a CDS encoding DUF7314 family protein has translation MADEFMKGFACLMVGGLGWMTIKGWYNTPSFEGAQLTGELTIEEPTTFDQIALFMGDAFFWFAVLGALTFWVVLPLISEFQAYLDERSA, from the coding sequence ATGGCTGACGAGTTCATGAAGGGGTTCGCGTGCCTCATGGTCGGCGGACTGGGTTGGATGACCATCAAGGGATGGTACAACACGCCGAGTTTCGAAGGGGCACAGCTCACTGGCGAACTTACTATCGAGGAACCGACCACGTTCGACCAGATCGCCCTGTTCATGGGCGACGCGTTCTTCTGGTTCGCGGTGCTGGGCGCACTGACCTTCTGGGTCGTGCTGCCGCTGATCAGTGAATTCCAGGCGTACCTTGACGAGCGGTCGGCGTAA
- a CDS encoding cytochrome b encodes MSLERKDEHDHKGWMESRELTPVESVYLTVLIWLDRRLRVVDYLEILEDLYYKVNMQMPKSHTEQYNLDNKFWYWYPLYALGSFSTVAYIVAAISGALLGFYYAPAAAAADGSPTVAYDSVMLIMGQLNLGYFLRSVHRWAAQIMVAAVFLHMLRVYFTGAYKEPRELNWLIGIVLISLTLVFGYTGYLLPWSQLSFWAGQIGVEMSLSIPLIGEWVAQLMFGGFTLSQATLQRMYILHVFFLPFITTAIIAVHIGIVWMQGIAEPH; translated from the coding sequence ATGAGTCTCGAACGCAAAGACGAACACGATCACAAAGGCTGGATGGAATCGCGCGAGCTGACGCCGGTAGAATCGGTGTACCTGACCGTGCTTATCTGGCTCGACCGACGGCTGCGCGTCGTTGACTACCTTGAGATCCTCGAAGATCTCTACTACAAAGTCAACATGCAGATGCCGAAGAGCCACACGGAACAGTACAATCTCGACAACAAGTTCTGGTACTGGTACCCGCTGTACGCACTCGGGTCGTTCTCGACGGTCGCATACATCGTCGCCGCGATATCCGGCGCGTTGCTCGGGTTCTATTACGCACCGGCCGCCGCGGCTGCCGACGGATCACCGACGGTCGCGTACGACTCGGTGATGCTCATCATGGGCCAGCTCAACCTCGGCTACTTCCTGCGCTCGGTCCACCGCTGGGCCGCCCAGATTATGGTCGCTGCCGTGTTCCTTCACATGCTTCGTGTGTACTTCACTGGGGCGTACAAGGAACCGCGCGAGCTGAACTGGCTCATCGGGATCGTCCTGATCTCACTGACGCTGGTGTTCGGATACACCGGCTACCTGCTGCCGTGGAGCCAGCTCTCCTTCTGGGCCGGCCAGATCGGCGTCGAGATGTCACTCTCCATCCCGCTCATCGGTGAGTGGGTCGCACAGCTGATGTTCGGCGGGTTCACGCTCTCGCAGGCCACGCTACAGCGGATGTACATCCTGCACGTGTTCTTCCTGCCGTTCATCACGACTGCCATCATCGCGGTCCACATCGGCATCGTCTGGATGCAGGGGATCGCTGAGCCACACTAA
- a CDS encoding metal-dependent hydrolase, whose product MPDLLSHAFIAFTICTLLSLRYNWLTGEYVTVGMAGAFIPDMAKIKLLVDAAAVEAALGIPFNWLGVHTLGGAFVAVLVGTVVVNRADRRRVFMLLSLGAASHLFADSLLLKASGRSYEVLWPLTQYHPPTPGLYLSTDIWLTGVTGSVAVATYLFVQYRA is encoded by the coding sequence ATGCCGGATCTGCTCTCGCACGCCTTCATCGCGTTCACCATCTGTACCCTCCTGTCGCTACGGTACAACTGGCTCACTGGCGAGTATGTCACTGTGGGGATGGCCGGCGCCTTCATCCCGGACATGGCGAAAATTAAGCTTCTCGTGGACGCTGCAGCCGTCGAAGCGGCGCTGGGCATCCCGTTCAACTGGCTGGGCGTCCACACGCTCGGCGGCGCGTTCGTCGCCGTCCTCGTAGGGACGGTCGTCGTGAACCGCGCCGACCGACGGCGCGTGTTCATGCTGCTGTCGCTCGGGGCGGCCAGTCACCTGTTCGCCGATTCGCTTCTGTTGAAGGCCTCTGGGCGATCGTACGAAGTGCTGTGGCCACTGACACAGTACCACCCGCCCACGCCGGGGCTGTATCTGAGCACGGACATCTGGCTCACAGGCGTCACCGGTTCTGTTGCAGTGGCGACTTACCTCTTCGTGCAGTACAGAGCGTAG
- a CDS encoding cryptochrome/photolyase family protein, with protein MHVFWHQRDLRIPDNRGLTAAAADDEVLPVYVLDTDLLSKVGKRQRAFLLAGVRALKAAYRDHGGDLLVRKGTATDVLSTVVEEYDADRVYYNEHYRPARRNRQRRVDEALPTKSLTDLVLVDPAGLDTRYENHSRFYDDWQAHHKLPPVGRPDGDSLVDVSDPTTTPSIETDIDLPTPGYEGARQRYDDFLTGGIETYSDTRDDMQAAVERPTSAVSRMSPYLAAGMIGIREMWQDASDRHTEATGDAQRNVQKYRYELSWREQSYHLLYHTPTLLSENYKTFPNPIEWENDEDNFEAWKRGETGYPFVDAGMRQLEREGYIHNRPRQNVASFLTKHLLVDWREGARHFRKRLVDHDPANNAASWQWTASTGTDSVDVRIFDPVAQMSKYDSGADYVTEYVPELRDVPANKIVDWPTLSDGEREELAPDYYHPIVDRNAAYERAQRVFETALGKR; from the coding sequence ATGCACGTCTTCTGGCATCAGCGGGACCTCCGGATACCGGACAACCGGGGACTGACTGCCGCCGCCGCGGACGACGAGGTACTGCCGGTGTACGTTCTCGATACGGACCTGCTGTCGAAGGTCGGGAAGCGGCAGCGAGCGTTCCTGTTGGCCGGTGTCAGGGCGCTGAAAGCGGCGTATCGGGACCACGGCGGGGATCTGCTCGTCAGGAAGGGGACCGCCACCGATGTGCTCTCGACTGTCGTCGAGGAGTACGATGCTGACCGGGTGTACTACAACGAACACTATCGGCCCGCACGGCGGAACCGACAGCGCCGCGTGGACGAGGCGCTCCCGACGAAATCGCTGACCGACCTCGTACTCGTCGACCCGGCGGGACTCGATACTCGGTACGAGAACCACAGTCGCTTCTACGATGACTGGCAAGCCCACCACAAGCTCCCGCCGGTGGGCCGGCCGGACGGGGACTCGCTTGTCGATGTGTCGGACCCGACGACGACCCCGAGCATCGAGACGGATATCGACTTGCCCACACCCGGCTACGAGGGCGCACGGCAGCGGTACGACGACTTCCTCACCGGCGGCATCGAGACGTACAGCGACACCCGTGACGACATGCAGGCCGCTGTCGAGCGGCCGACGAGCGCCGTCTCGCGCATGTCGCCGTACCTCGCCGCGGGGATGATCGGCATCCGCGAGATGTGGCAGGATGCGTCCGACCGCCACACCGAAGCCACCGGTGACGCCCAGCGCAACGTCCAGAAGTACCGCTACGAACTCTCGTGGCGCGAACAGAGCTACCACCTGCTGTACCACACCCCCACGCTGCTGTCGGAGAACTACAAGACGTTCCCGAACCCAATCGAGTGGGAGAACGACGAGGATAACTTCGAAGCCTGGAAGCGCGGCGAGACGGGGTATCCGTTCGTCGACGCAGGTATGCGCCAGCTCGAACGGGAGGGGTACATCCACAACCGGCCACGCCAGAACGTCGCGTCCTTCCTCACGAAACACCTCCTTGTCGACTGGCGCGAAGGCGCGCGGCACTTCCGGAAGCGATTGGTCGACCACGACCCCGCTAATAACGCCGCAAGCTGGCAGTGGACGGCGTCTACTGGGACCGATTCCGTGGATGTGCGTATCTTCGACCCGGTCGCACAGATGAGCAAGTACGACAGCGGGGCGGATTACGTCACGGAGTACGTGCCGGAGCTTCGTGATGTTCCGGCGAACAAGATCGTCGACTGGCCGACGCTCTCGGACGGCGAACGCGAGGAACTGGCTCCGGACTACTACCACCCAATCGTCGACCGAAACGCCGCCTACGAGCGAGCACAGCGCGTGTTCGAGACGGCACTAGGGAAGCGCTGA
- a CDS encoding halocyanin domain-containing protein yields MNRREFVRTAGGAAGAAATLSATGAAAAQEEGGDGAKTVPDYGGFLDSVGNFDGSTVDATGQDTVTVEVGVQANGGAYGFGPPAVHVDNGATVQFEWTGEGGGHNVVSDGDGPLDSGSTVSQAGVNYEHTFEEDGIYPYLCVPHEGLNMKGAIVVGEEYPTMTIGGGGPVEVDPHYAGVPIQPHFVGFGAGLAVIIPLIFTFFQLKYGESPHTSGGNN; encoded by the coding sequence ATGAATAGACGGGAGTTCGTCCGGACAGCAGGGGGGGCCGCCGGCGCTGCGGCGACCCTCAGTGCCACCGGCGCCGCCGCCGCACAGGAGGAAGGCGGTGACGGTGCGAAAACCGTCCCGGACTACGGCGGTTTCCTGGATTCGGTCGGTAACTTCGACGGGTCGACCGTCGATGCGACCGGGCAGGACACAGTAACTGTCGAGGTCGGCGTGCAGGCCAACGGCGGCGCGTACGGGTTCGGTCCGCCAGCCGTCCACGTCGACAACGGCGCGACCGTCCAGTTCGAGTGGACGGGCGAAGGCGGCGGCCACAACGTCGTCTCCGACGGTGACGGGCCGCTAGATTCCGGCAGCACGGTATCGCAGGCCGGCGTCAACTACGAGCATACCTTTGAGGAGGACGGTATCTACCCGTACCTCTGTGTCCCCCACGAGGGACTCAACATGAAGGGCGCTATCGTCGTCGGCGAGGAGTACCCGACAATGACGATCGGCGGCGGCGGCCCGGTCGAAGTTGACCCCCACTATGCTGGCGTCCCAATCCAGCCCCACTTCGTCGGGTTCGGCGCTGGGCTTGCAGTCATCATCCCGCTGATATTCACTTTCTTCCAGCTGAAGTACGGCGAATCGCCCCACACTAGCGGAGGGAACAACTAA
- a CDS encoding cytochrome bc complex cytochrome b subunit, whose product MSDNDTDDVRTDGSGTGIVSPDDETPAWSERKERTQGLSRLTYEYFERARREDQDLRQQSDYVERDVLAFPAWPHEMMRNIALTSFFVGMILFVSATLPPEMPNPANSSVTPAIILPDWYLYWSFGLLKLGPLNPDLSILGGSKLMADRTYGVLANVVVVGFVAIVPFLNKGSARRPVEQPFWAAVGMSGVIFSLTIAALSIKNLVPMDSHLLFDLTFLVPIVSATITYAVLKTMREGYMFDLNRRYYRLRPPK is encoded by the coding sequence ATGAGCGACAACGACACAGACGACGTTCGCACGGACGGTTCCGGTACCGGTATCGTCTCGCCGGACGACGAGACCCCCGCGTGGTCCGAACGCAAGGAGCGGACCCAGGGGCTCTCCCGGCTGACCTACGAGTACTTCGAGCGGGCGCGCCGCGAGGACCAGGACCTTCGCCAGCAGTCGGATTACGTCGAGCGCGACGTACTCGCGTTCCCGGCCTGGCCTCACGAGATGATGCGCAACATCGCGCTGACATCCTTCTTCGTGGGCATGATCCTGTTCGTCTCGGCGACGCTGCCCCCGGAGATGCCAAACCCTGCTAACTCCAGTGTGACGCCGGCAATTATCCTGCCGGACTGGTATCTCTACTGGTCCTTTGGCCTGCTCAAGCTCGGCCCGCTGAACCCTGACCTGAGCATCCTCGGCGGCTCGAAGCTCATGGCCGACCGGACCTACGGTGTGTTGGCGAACGTCGTGGTCGTCGGCTTCGTCGCCATCGTCCCCTTCCTGAACAAGGGGTCCGCGCGGCGTCCCGTCGAGCAGCCGTTCTGGGCCGCGGTCGGGATGTCCGGCGTCATCTTCAGCCTGACCATCGCCGCACTGTCCATCAAGAACCTCGTCCCGATGGACTCCCACCTGCTGTTTGACCTGACGTTCCTCGTCCCCATCGTCAGCGCGACGATCACCTACGCGGTGCTCAAGACGATGCGCGAGGGCTACATGTTCGACCTCAACCGGCGGTACTACCGGCTGCGACCGCCGAAGTAG
- a CDS encoding 2-oxoacid:ferredoxin oxidoreductase subunit beta, giving the protein MSSDVRFTDFKSDKQPTWCPGCGDFGTMNGMMKALAETGNDPDNTFIVAGIGCSGKIGTYMHSYALHGVHGRALPVGIGVKMANPDLEVMVSGGDGDGYSIGAGHFIHAVRRNVDMSYVVMDNRIYGLTKGQASPTSREDFETSTSPDGPNQPPVNPKALALASGATFIAQSFSSNAQRHAEIVQQAVEHDGFGFVNVYSPCVTFNDVDTYDYFRDAIVDLDETDHDPSDRDQAKDKILESEKEYMGVLYQDEDSVPFEEREGVEGSMAEIPDGAPEGAMDLVREFY; this is encoded by the coding sequence ATGAGTTCCGACGTTCGCTTCACAGACTTCAAATCCGACAAGCAACCGACCTGGTGTCCCGGCTGCGGTGACTTCGGGACGATGAACGGCATGATGAAGGCGCTCGCGGAGACGGGCAACGATCCCGATAACACCTTCATCGTCGCTGGTATCGGCTGTTCCGGTAAAATCGGAACCTACATGCACAGCTACGCGCTCCACGGTGTCCACGGCCGCGCACTGCCCGTGGGCATCGGCGTGAAGATGGCCAACCCGGACCTCGAAGTGATGGTCTCTGGCGGCGACGGCGACGGCTACTCCATCGGTGCCGGCCACTTCATCCACGCCGTCCGCCGGAACGTCGACATGAGCTACGTCGTGATGGACAACCGCATTTACGGGCTGACGAAGGGCCAGGCCTCGCCAACCTCGCGCGAGGACTTCGAAACCTCCACCTCGCCTGACGGGCCGAACCAGCCGCCGGTCAACCCGAAAGCACTGGCGCTGGCCTCCGGCGCGACGTTCATCGCGCAGTCGTTCTCATCGAACGCACAGCGCCACGCCGAAATCGTCCAGCAGGCCGTCGAACACGACGGATTCGGCTTCGTCAACGTCTACTCGCCGTGTGTCACGTTCAACGACGTGGACACGTACGACTACTTCCGCGACGCCATCGTCGACCTCGACGAGACCGACCACGACCCGTCGGACCGCGACCAAGCCAAGGACAAGATTCTCGAAAGCGAAAAGGAGTACATGGGCGTCCTGTATCAGGACGAAGACTCCGTTCCCTTCGAGGAACGCGAGGGCGTTGAGGGCTCGATGGCCGAGATTCCCGACGGCGCGCCCGAAGGCGCGATGGACCTCGTCCGCGAGTTCTACTAG
- a CDS encoding DUF7319 domain-containing protein produces the protein MADPDSTSPTEDERGNTPADAVTAEPEPGKPGATGDSAEADDDGESGEELDTEALRKQVEKKYDFDNFGPADMAEMTAEEWDVAFDEDSWITGDELLDRVARDLRNRVANRDVFARIERHRDPPRVLAYSDEGYAVVYPDGSLEGEGTVMRDVKPTVALCSMDSYDAPENVPDRPLPQPEEVPEGGGELGNWMLQAIAGAQFLAGIALLGGAVLATAGVIGNRGTSIALLVVAGVAFIGVSLVLFFTVANARLSDTFRSEEYRDRLRAIGLEDGERPEFVPELDPQNSGSEAGASETDEAGQ, from the coding sequence ATGGCCGACCCGGACTCGACGTCTCCCACGGAGGACGAGCGCGGGAACACCCCTGCGGACGCGGTAACTGCCGAACCCGAACCCGGCAAGCCCGGAGCCACGGGCGACAGCGCTGAGGCGGACGATGACGGCGAGTCGGGCGAGGAACTCGATACGGAGGCGCTCCGAAAGCAGGTCGAAAAAAAGTACGACTTCGACAACTTCGGCCCGGCGGATATGGCCGAGATGACCGCCGAGGAGTGGGACGTTGCCTTTGACGAGGACTCCTGGATCACCGGCGACGAACTCCTCGACCGGGTCGCTCGGGACCTGCGAAACCGCGTCGCAAACCGCGACGTGTTCGCCCGTATCGAACGCCACCGGGACCCACCGCGAGTGCTTGCGTACTCTGATGAGGGCTACGCGGTCGTCTATCCCGACGGAAGCCTCGAAGGTGAGGGAACCGTCATGCGTGACGTAAAGCCCACGGTCGCGCTGTGTTCCATGGATTCCTACGACGCACCTGAGAACGTCCCCGACCGGCCCCTTCCCCAGCCGGAAGAGGTCCCCGAGGGTGGCGGCGAACTCGGGAACTGGATGCTGCAGGCGATTGCCGGGGCACAGTTTTTGGCTGGGATTGCACTGCTGGGGGGCGCAGTACTTGCGACCGCTGGCGTCATCGGCAACAGAGGAACCAGTATTGCACTGTTGGTCGTGGCTGGCGTCGCTTTCATCGGCGTGTCGCTCGTCCTCTTTTTCACCGTCGCAAACGCACGACTCTCCGATACCTTCCGCTCCGAAGAGTACAGAGACAGACTGCGCGCCATCGGGCTTGAGGACGGCGAACGACCGGAGTTCGTCCCGGAGCTTGACCCGCAGAATTCGGGGTCTGAAGCGGGGGCTAGCGAAACTGACGAAGCCGGGCAATGA